One stretch of Anas acuta chromosome W, bAnaAcu1.1, whole genome shotgun sequence DNA includes these proteins:
- the ARK2N gene encoding protein ARK2N isoform X2: MKMEVVGKAEELLNSEVPLKTSEKQTTPDEDRPIELEPHPQKDSVPAVSDSAVLSSMPCLLMELRRDSLESQLASTESDKPTGGRVYESDSSNHCMLSPSSSGHLADSDTLSSTEENEPCQAEAAVEGDPSGVSGAAVGRKSRRSRSESETSTMAAKKNRQSSDKQNGRVTKVKGHRSQKHKERIRLLRQKREAAARKKYNLLQDSSTSDSDLTCDSSTSSSDDDEEVSGSSKTITAEIPAGFSRAGGSGGATREIPGLLDRGTVWDRNCIGNVLEEAMNCFAEMQRQTEEKFRMWIEKLTRLDTDEESKQQLEPREPKMQLVGQRVPPTTQSGAFIQMPDSQVLPQQSFNYYMGYQNVDAMLEFPATFNNNFPAMFPENGNIAEPDLNQS, translated from the exons ATGAAGATGGAGGTAgtgggaaaagcagaagaacTTCTCAATTCAGAAGTTCCTCTGAAGACTTCTGAGAAGCAGACCACTCCCGATGAAGACAGACCTATAGAACTGGAGCCACATCCTCAGAAGGACAGTGTGCCTGCTGTGTCAGACTCTGCAGTGCTCTCTTCAATGCCTTGCTTATTGATGGAACTGAGGCGAGACTCCTTGGAGTCTCAGCTGGCATCCACGGAGAGTGATAAGCCAACGGGTGGTCGAGTTTATGAGAGTGACTCTTCTAACCACTGCATGCTTTCCCCTTCTTCCAGTGGGCATTTGGCTGACTCAGACACATTGTCTTCCACAGAAGAGAATGAGCCCTGTCAAGCTGAAGCTGCTGTTGAGGGAGACCCTTCGGGTGTGTCTGGGGCTGCAGTTGGGAGGAAATCCAGGCGATCCAGGTCCGAAAGTGAAACTTCAACAATGGCTGCCAAGAAAAACCGACAGTCTAGCGATAAGCAGAATGGTCGAGTTACTAAGGTAAAAGGTCATCGAAGccaaaagcacaaagaaagaaTCCGGCTGTTAAGACAGAAGCGGGAGGCAGCTGCTCGCAAGAAGTACAacctgctgcaggacagcagtaCCAGTGATAGTGACCTGACGTGTGACTCGAGCACGAGTTCATCAGATGATGATGAAGAGGTTTCAGGGAGCAGCAAGACAATCACTGCAGAGATACCAG CTGGCTTCAGTCGTGCTGGGGGATCTGGAGGAGCGACCAGGGAAATTCCAGGATTGCTTGACAGGGGCACCGTATGGGATAGGAACTGCATAGGCAATGTCCTGGAAGAGGCCATGAACTGCTTTGCCGAGATGCAGAGGCAGACAGAGGAGAAATTTCGCATGTGGATAGAAAAGCTAACCCGTCTTGACACAGATGAAGAAAGCAAGCAACAACTGGAGCCCAGAGAACCTAAAATGCAACTAGTTGGCCAAAGAGTCCCCCCTACCACACAGTCAGGGGCATTCATACAGATGCCTGATAGCCAAGTACTTCCACAGCAGTCGTTTAATTATTACATGGGCTATCAAAATGTTGATGCTATGTTAGAGTTTCCAGCGACTTTTAATAACAATTTTCCAGCTATGTTTCCAGAGAATGGGAATATTGCGGAGCCTGATCTGAATCAATCATAA